One Phenylobacterium hankyongense DNA segment encodes these proteins:
- a CDS encoding ATP-dependent DNA ligase, with the protein MRLADLPVPLDLAIMEAKLVDEVPRGEGWRYEPKWDGFRCLAFRAGHEVELKAKSGKPLARYFPDVVAALKALPVERFVVDGELTISVDGELSFDALQLRLHPAESRVRKLAAEHPACFVLFDCLMDAKGRSLVAAPLSRRRAELEALFARLGEPAVVRLSPGTEDHDEACGWLREVGAALDGVVAKRLDEPYQPGERAMLKIKRMRTADCVVGGFRYAQGSRLVGSLLLGLYDDDGRLDHVGFCSTISNAERPELTRKLEALAGGPGFTGRAPGGPSRWSNERSAEWTPLRPELVVEVRYDHVTGDRFRHGTKLVRWRPDKAPGQCTLAQLRAEAAPGRLMAAVH; encoded by the coding sequence ATGCGCCTCGCCGACCTCCCCGTGCCGCTCGACCTCGCCATCATGGAGGCGAAGCTGGTCGACGAGGTTCCGCGCGGCGAGGGCTGGCGCTACGAGCCCAAGTGGGACGGCTTCCGCTGCCTGGCGTTCCGGGCCGGCCACGAGGTGGAGCTGAAGGCCAAGTCCGGCAAGCCGCTGGCCCGCTACTTCCCCGACGTCGTCGCGGCGCTGAAGGCGCTGCCGGTGGAGCGGTTCGTGGTGGACGGCGAGCTGACCATTTCGGTGGACGGCGAGCTCAGCTTCGACGCCCTGCAGCTGCGCCTGCATCCGGCCGAGAGCCGGGTTCGCAAGCTGGCCGCCGAGCATCCGGCCTGCTTCGTGCTGTTCGACTGCCTGATGGACGCCAAGGGCCGGTCGCTGGTCGCGGCGCCGCTGAGCCGGCGCCGGGCCGAGCTGGAGGCGCTGTTCGCGCGACTTGGCGAGCCGGCGGTGGTCCGACTGTCGCCCGGAACCGAGGACCACGACGAGGCCTGCGGCTGGCTGCGCGAGGTCGGCGCGGCGCTGGACGGCGTGGTCGCCAAACGCCTGGACGAGCCCTACCAGCCCGGCGAGCGGGCGATGCTGAAGATCAAGCGGATGCGCACCGCCGACTGCGTGGTGGGCGGCTTCCGCTATGCGCAGGGCAGCCGGTTGGTGGGCTCCCTGCTGCTCGGCCTCTACGACGACGACGGCCGGCTGGACCACGTGGGCTTCTGCTCGACGATCAGCAACGCCGAGCGGCCGGAGCTGACCCGCAAGCTGGAGGCGCTGGCCGGCGGTCCGGGCTTTACCGGCCGCGCGCCCGGCGGCCCCAGCCGCTGGAGCAACGAGCGCTCCGCCGAATGGACGCCGCTGCGCCCCGAGCTGGTGGTCGAGGTGCGCTACGACCACGTCACCGGCGATCGCTTCCGCCACGGGACCAAGCTGGTCCGCTGGCGGCCGGACAAGGCGCCCGGGCAGTGCACCCTGGCGCAACTGCGGGCCGAGGCCGCGCCGGGAAGGCTGATGGCGGCCGTGCATTAG
- a CDS encoding DUF1491 family protein, with product MLLSTDIWVSALIRRAEMGGAFPVVVRKGDARAGAVLVKVLNRTDRTARLYAEATRMDGERVWMQPAPSDQEPDLDRYIERAARVDPDVWVVEIDDREGRHFLTEPVEKG from the coding sequence ATGCTGCTCTCCACCGATATCTGGGTCAGCGCCCTGATCCGCCGCGCGGAGATGGGCGGCGCCTTTCCCGTGGTGGTCCGCAAGGGCGACGCCCGCGCCGGCGCAGTGCTGGTCAAGGTGCTCAATCGCACCGATCGCACCGCCCGGCTCTATGCGGAGGCCACCCGGATGGACGGCGAGCGGGTGTGGATGCAGCCCGCGCCTTCGGACCAGGAACCCGACCTCGACCGCTACATCGAACGCGCCGCGCGCGTCGATCCGGACGTCTGGGTGGTGGAGATCGACGACCGCGAGGGGCGCCATTTCCTGACCGAGCCGGTGGAGAAGGGCTGA
- a CDS encoding PAS domain-containing sensor histidine kinase, whose protein sequence is MTLTSPYGRPRSTKKARARAQRFVVAWHLAWAATVALAGAGLWWRGGLTPGPELAALAAGLVPALLGAVLARSGRGRAVAIVIWGLGGAVACQMTGGALGPLAAWCLAPLAAAAAFRKPDLLPLGAAVAVAAAALVTVGAAVLPLPTPPAADAVWLSLLSLATVAVGLAAGLVALQGQTRLDGRLQDETETRLREMLHHQPQLLLGLYPGGRILEAYGHPPFRAQTGELLDRNFSDLVAPDDRPAVEDALQRAVSEGSAEVIFAPAHDPEGRCELTLRRMSTIRIAAAVRDARAQHARETELDQARASAESQNAGKSRFLANMSHELRTPLNAIMGFSDIMRQRLFGPMSDRYAEYAELIHESGAHLLELINDVLDMSKIEAERFELAREGFDARDAVSAVLRLMRGQADRAGVNLRGMLPADPLEADADRRAIKQIALNLISNALKFTPRGGAVTMTVQGDGEMLELIVADTGVGIAPDDLERLGRPFEQAGDANQKAGGAGLGLSLVRAFAKLHGGEMSIESTLGEGTTVIVRMPVLIPEPAPQAALAPGAVAEA, encoded by the coding sequence GTGACCCTGACGAGCCCCTATGGGCGGCCCAGATCGACGAAGAAGGCCCGCGCCCGCGCGCAGCGCTTCGTCGTGGCGTGGCATCTCGCCTGGGCCGCCACGGTGGCGTTAGCCGGCGCTGGGCTGTGGTGGCGCGGCGGGTTGACGCCGGGGCCGGAGCTGGCGGCGCTGGCGGCCGGGCTGGTCCCGGCGCTTCTTGGCGCCGTCCTGGCCCGCTCGGGCCGCGGCCGCGCGGTCGCCATCGTGATCTGGGGGCTGGGCGGGGCTGTGGCCTGCCAGATGACCGGCGGCGCGCTCGGACCGCTGGCGGCCTGGTGCCTGGCGCCGCTGGCCGCCGCCGCCGCCTTCCGCAAGCCGGACCTGCTGCCATTGGGCGCCGCCGTCGCAGTGGCGGCCGCCGCCTTGGTGACCGTCGGCGCGGCGGTGCTGCCCTTGCCCACGCCGCCCGCCGCCGACGCGGTCTGGCTGAGCCTGCTGTCGCTGGCCACGGTGGCGGTCGGCCTGGCGGCCGGTCTGGTGGCCTTGCAGGGTCAGACGCGGCTGGACGGCCGCCTGCAAGACGAGACCGAGACGCGGCTGCGCGAAATGCTGCACCACCAGCCGCAGCTGCTGCTGGGACTTTATCCGGGCGGCCGGATCCTTGAGGCCTATGGCCACCCGCCGTTCCGCGCCCAGACCGGCGAACTGCTGGACCGCAACTTCAGCGATCTGGTCGCGCCCGACGACCGGCCCGCCGTGGAGGACGCGCTCCAGCGGGCGGTGTCGGAGGGCTCGGCCGAGGTCATCTTCGCGCCGGCCCATGATCCCGAGGGGCGCTGCGAGCTCACCTTGCGCCGGATGAGCACCATCCGTATCGCCGCCGCCGTCCGCGACGCCCGCGCCCAGCACGCCCGCGAGACCGAGCTGGACCAGGCGCGCGCGTCGGCGGAATCGCAGAACGCCGGCAAGTCGCGCTTCCTGGCCAACATGAGCCACGAGCTGCGCACGCCGCTGAACGCCATCATGGGCTTCTCCGACATCATGCGGCAGCGGCTGTTCGGCCCGATGTCCGACCGCTACGCCGAATACGCCGAGCTGATCCATGAATCCGGCGCCCACCTGCTGGAGCTGATCAACGACGTGCTCGACATGTCGAAGATCGAGGCCGAGCGGTTCGAGCTGGCGCGCGAGGGCTTCGACGCCCGCGACGCGGTGAGCGCGGTGCTGCGGCTGATGCGCGGCCAGGCCGACCGCGCCGGGGTGAACCTGCGCGGCATGCTGCCCGCCGACCCCTTGGAGGCCGACGCCGACCGCCGGGCGATCAAGCAGATCGCGCTGAACCTGATCTCCAACGCGCTGAAGTTCACCCCGCGCGGCGGGGCGGTGACCATGACGGTGCAGGGCGACGGCGAGATGCTGGAGCTGATCGTCGCCGACACCGGCGTCGGCATCGCCCCCGACGACCTGGAGCGCCTGGGGCGGCCGTTCGAACAGGCGGGCGACGCCAACCAGAAGGCGGGCGGCGCGGGCCTCGGCCTGTCGCTGGTGCGCGCCTTCGCCAAGCTGCACGGCGGCGAGATGAGCATCGAAAGCACCCTGGGCGAAGGCACGACGGTGATCGTGCGCATGCCGGTGCTGATCCCGGAGCCGGCTCCGCAGGCCGCGCTCGCCCCGGGCGCGGTCGCCGAAGCCTAG